CGCGTAGGCATCCGCATGAATGAGCCCAGGATGCCGGCCTTGCTCGTCGCTCACCAGCGCCCGGGATTCTATTTCCGTGTGCTCGAGGAGGGTGAGGTGGGCGCCGGCGACGAAATCGTCCGAGTGGCGCAGGGCACCGAGCGAATGACCGTGGCGACGATCAACGCGCTGCTCTATCTTCCCGGGCCCGCCATACGCGACATTGAGCGCGCCTTGCGCATCCCGGCCTTGAGCCCTGGCTGGAAACACTCCTTTCAGGCTCTGCTTCTGCAGAAGATGCAGCCGGGCTCGTCCACGGGGAATCACGGTCTGGCTTCAGCGGAGCAGATGGTCACGGCCACACCGGGTTTTCGGCCGCTCAAGGTCGCCAGAGTGGATAGCGAGAGCCGCACTGTGTTCTCACTGTTGCTGGAGCCTACGGACGATCGCACGTTGACTGTACCTCTGCCCGGCCAGTTCGTCGTGTTGCGACTCCGTCCGCAAGCCGATGCGCCCCCGGTCTTGCGCAGCTACTCACTATCGGGTCCTCCGGACGCCGTCCGCTATCGCATCAGCGTTCAGCAGGAACCGCATGGAGTCGCCAGCACGTACTTGCGGACGCAGCTTCGAACCGGCGATGTCCTGGATGTCAGCGCACCCCGAGGCGCTTTCACCCTGCAACGCGGCGATCGTCCTGCGGTGCTGCTGAGTGCTGGCGTGGGTGTGACGCCGGTGCTGGCCATGCTCCACGCACTGGCAGCATCTGCCACGCCGCGCCCGGTCTGGTGGATTCATGGAGCGCGCGATCGCTCGAATCATTCCTTTGCCCGAGAAGTGAGCGACTTGCTGCGCAAGCTGCCCCAGGCCCGGAGCCACGTCCGCTACAGCCGCCCCGAAGCGACGGATCGGTTGGGAGTGGACTACGACTCGGCCGGCCGTTTGACCGTCACGGCCCTCGAAGAACTGGACGTATCCCGCGAATCGGATTTTTATCTGTGTGGCCCTGCGGGGTTCCTCGAAGACTTCACCACTGGCCTTGGCAACTGGGGCGTCGCACGCGATCGCATCCACTCGGAAGTGTTCGGTTCGGGCGAATCCATTGCTCCGGGTGTGAAGAGTCCGCCGCGCCGCCTGCCGCACGCGCCACCAGGATCGCCCGGTGCTGGGCCAAAAGTGTCCTTCGCCCGCGCGGGCCTCACGGTTTCGTGGGATTCCGCATTCCAGAACCTGCTGGAACTCGCGGAAGCCTGCGACGTCCCGGTGCGCTGGTCTTGCCGCACCGGAGTTTGCCACACCTGCGAGTGCGGATTGGTTTCCGGATCGGTGACGTACGATCCCGCCCCGCTCGAACTTCCCGCGGACGGCAACTTGCTGACTTGCTGCTCGCGCCCGCGCGAAGACCTGGTCATCGACATCTAGAGTCGCGCCGCGACGGCACGGGGTACGAGGAATCAAGTTGCGCGTCAGGTTCAATCCCGTCGTGGAGACCGGAATTCCTGGGTTCATTCCGAGCGGCAAGGAAAGTTGAGACAGCAGGCTGCGGAACTCCATCTCACGGATGCTCGTCCGCACCCACGTAGCGGACTTCGTGGCTGATCGGGTCACGAACGATGGCCGGTGAATACGGACCGAGCGCCTCCCGCGACCACCATTCTCCGGTCTGACGAAGCGTCTGCCCATCGGTGAACCGATACCGATAGAGCACCGTCCGGATCATGTCCGGACGCGAAGCCGAGAACGGGTCCGCGGCAAACAGCGCGAGGACCGACGGTTCCCCGTCAAGGAGCGCGCGCGCCGTGCGAAGGACATACGGGACTTTTGTGTACGGCGGTACGGGATCCAATTCGACGGACCGCGACGCCTCGCGATCGAACCGCGGGCTGAACGGTGCGAAGAAGCGAGGTCTGACATCGGGCTGCTGTGTCTGAAACCGGTACTCATACGGCAACCATGTCTTGCCGCCGTCGTTCGATCCTTCGAACACGATGACCCGCCGCTGCCGCGGGATGACCGGGTAGAGCTGGTAGGAGTTCGCGCTGCGAAATGCGCCGGTCTCGCGGAGCAGCGTCGACAACACAGGAGGAATCGGAGCTTCGAAGAACTTGAGCATCGCCAGAGACGAAACAGCGAACAGGAAGAAGAGAAACCCTCGTGCCGCGCGCTTGCGCCACCGCCGCTCGGGCAGCCTTTCCCCGTCAATCCTGGCGGCGGACCGCAGTGGCAGCACGCGCCTGAGGTCGTCATCGCCGGCAAGCAGAATCGCGAGCGCGATCGAATGGTAATTGAACGTGTTGAAGTTGGCCGTCAGCAGGATGCCGACGTGCATCACAGTCCAGGCGACCAGGGCAAATCTGCGAAGTCGCGACCCCAGGAACAGCAGCACGCTGCAGCCAACCTCGACGAAAAGAACGTACGCCGTGAAAAGCTGATGCACAGCCTGCGGAAGCTTCTCGGCGAACCACGCGATCCAGGTCGGGAACGGCGACGTTTCGAAGAAGAAGTCCATCGTCGATAGCGAACGCCACATCGGATCGCTGCTGAGTACCTTCGACATCCCCGTTTCGAGCATCAGGCGGAAGAGCAGCCACTGGTAGAGAAAGAGCATCCCAGCGGAGAAAGGTGAGCGGCTCCCCAGCCCTGGACGGAATCCGGCAGGCGCGGCGAAGACCGCGAGGACGGTGCCCTCGAGCAGCAGGTTATCGGAAGCGTACCAGGAGAACTGCGGCGCAATCGTCAGCAGCGACAGGTAGCAGACCCAGCAGACCACGAGCGCCAACCGCGGCACTCGGTTGACGACCACCAGCACAGCTGCGGCGACACCGACCCAGCAATAGCATTGAAGCGCCCACGCTCCGGATCCGAGCCACGCGATCGTCGGCGCCGCGAGCAGCCGGCTCGAGTCCCCGGCAATTCGCGCGGCGAGACTCGAAAGATACGTCCCGGCTGGAAAGAGTCCGCTCGGACCAACGAGTCCGACGATCTCGGATGACAGCGAGAGAAACGCGGTGACGTACAGGAGCCCGAGAATGCGGAGATAGATCCAGCGGGACCAGAGATGGGGCGCGTCGCCGGAGATGATCGTGCCGTTGCGCATGCGGACGCTCATGCCGGCGGCATGAGCGTCCGCCGCCGGCGATATCAGTCGACGCAGATCGGGATGCTGTCGCACTGCGAGACGAAGTCGGCGCAGCCGTCGTTCAAGCTGCAGGCCAGGCTGTCGCAGTAGCAGTCGGGGCCCGAGCCCGGCGGTACGGTCCGGGACTCTCCGCAGTAGCCCGCGCAGCTCTTGGGCAGCTCGGCGAGCGTCGTGCTGGTCGTCGACGTAGTCGAGGTCGTCGTGGTCGAGGACGTCGTCGATGAAGTCGTGGTGGACGTCGACGGCGGCGTCGGCGTGCACGTGTTCGTGCAGATTCCACCTGCGCCGCAGCACGAATTGATTGCGCAGACCTGACCTGGCCCGCAGTCGCTGGTCTGGGTGCAGTTCGGCGTCACGCAGTTGAAATTGCTGGCGCAAACGCCGCACGTGCTGTCGGTGTTCTGGAACACGTAGCAATCCGAGTAGCCGCCACTTCCACCGCTCTCGCTGCAGAGCGGCGACGACTCGGGACCACAGACGTGATTGCCGCAGCCGTCGATGTTCGTCGTCGTCGTCGTCGAGGACGTCGTCGTCGACGACGTGGTCGACGTCGTGGTGGTGGTCGTCGTGCCGGGCACGCACTGGTTGTTCACGCAGTTGCTGCCCGGGCCGCAGTCGCCGCACTGGATCGGAATCCCGCAGCCGTTGTCGATCTCTCCGCACTGCTTGTTCTGCTCGGCGCAGTCCTGCTGGTCGCAGCACTTGCCGAATTTGTCGGTCGGCTGCTGGCGCAGGCAGAGCTTGCTCTGGCAGCTCTTGTGAACGTGGCAGGTTGCACCGTCGGGTTTGCCGCCGGCACCGGCGACGCCTGCGAGCAGGAATACCGACACCATGGCGATGGAAGCCGCCAGAATTCGTTTCATCGAACCCTCCTTTGACACGGACCCCCGGTTACTGCGGTTTCGGATCATTGCTCCGAATTTCCCACGCCTTTTGTCGAAGCACAATAGGCAGGCGGGCTCCTGACGAGTCAATTTCCGCGTAGTGCACTCGCAGCCCCGCTGCTGCGCGGCATCCACACGCGCTTTCTTCGCCGGCTAATCCGAGCGCGCCGAGAACTTCGTGGCCGACTGCGACGCAAACGGCGCGCTGAACGTTGCTCCCATGCACGCGCCGCCGTCGTGCCGGCGGATCTGGACGTCGAGCGGGCCGAGGAGCGCATCCGGCGACGTGAGCGCGAGCGCCACGCCCTTCCCTTTCACGCTCGCGGCCGCCTCTCCGTCGATCGGCGAGGCCTGCAGCTTGATCTTGGAGAGCCCGCTTGGGCTCAGGCCTTTGTCGCTGTACGAATAGCCGGTCGTCCTGGCGCGCCAGCACGGTCTCGGTGCGCTCGGCGACCCGCCGCACGATCCGCCCGCAGGCGCGACCCAGCCCTGAACGAGAGCGCCGCCATCGTAGAGGCAAACATCGTACGCATCGGTCGTCGTCGGATCGCCGAGCGTCGTGAAGTCGACAGCCTGCCCATTCTTCCAGCTCCACGACAGGCTGTCTCGCGCAGCATCCTCGCTCTTGCGAAGGCTGAGCGTGGAAGCCTGAGGTTCGATCGGCGTACGACAAAACGCCGGTGCAGGTGGACACGCCGGAATGTCGCCGATCGCATCCGACGTCAGCGTAAAGACTGCGTCGGCGGCAACGGTCACATGCACCTGTCCGTCGACCACATCGATTGGCAGTCCGTAGTCGAAGCTCAGACTCGACGTCGTCTGTACGAGCTGCAAGGTCGTCACCGCCGGCAACCCGGACACGTCGACGACCAGGTCTGTCGGGACGTCGTTGTCGTTGAAACCGACGATTGCCACTCCGCCCGTCGACGGCCGCATATAGGCCTGCAGATCGATGCCGGACTCCGTCGTGCTCACGCCGATCCGCATGTCACCTGCGGCGATGAAGCGGCTGAACTGCGCGACGGTATAGAAGTTCTTGCGCGGGCTGTACGTGTACGACGCCGCGTGAATGTCGTCCACGCGCAGGATTCCCCAGAAACTCCACGGCGCCGGAGCATGATGCGCGTACGAGCTGTCGTAGCCTTCCCACACGGTGGCGCCGGCGGCGCCGTTGGCGAGGTGGTCGAACAGGTACTCGGCGGTTCCGCGCGTGTACTCCCAGTTGTAGTCGCCGGGCACGCCCTGGTCGCAGCCGTCGCACCACACGTTGAACTCGGTCATCCAGAACGGGGTCTGCGGATAATCGGACGCCGCAATCAGATCTCCAATACCGCTGCTGCCGCCGCCGCCGCCAGAATAGCTGTGGACGCCGAAGCGCGCGATCTTCGCCATCACGACGTCGTCGGCCAGCAGCTCGGGAAGATAAGCCGTGCCGCCGCCGGCGAGATCCGGTGCAACCAGGCGCACGTCGCCGAGGCCGGCGGCGTCGAGGTGCTGCGCGAGCGCGTGCAGCGCAGTCGCATACTGCGCGCCGTTGACCGTAGAGATGCCTTCGTTCGAGATGTTCGGCTCGTTGTTCGGCGCGACGAGCTTGAAGTCGATGCCGCGCACGTTTCTCGCGTACACGAGGAGCGACGTGATCATCTCCGCCCACTCGTCTTCCATGCCGGGCGCAAGACTGTGTCCGCCCATCCAGTCGGGCCCCCAACCCATGAAGTTGAACATGAGGCCGTCGGTGATGCCGCGGCTGTTCAGGTACTCCGCCATTTCCCACAACGGCTCGAAGCGCGTCGTCGCGTAGAGCGCATTGTAATAGGCTTGATTCATCACGGCCGAGTCGCCGTTGTCGTTGGGGTCTTCCCAGTCGCTGAGATCGAACACGACGCGGAACAGTCGCATGCCCGCCTCGTCGATGAGCCGGTCGAGCGCCGGGATGAGCTCGCCGCCGCGCCAGCTTCGATGGTTGGCGTTGACGCCGATGCCGTCCATTTGCTGGTAGACGACGGCGGGATCCACGCTGACGGTCGGAACCGTCTCGGTGCCGGGCGGCCCGATCGCGATGCTGTCGAACGTCGATGTGTTGAGCGCGCCATCGTTCACCGCGGAAACGGCAAGGCCGATCATGACCTCGTCCGGCAGAGCAACGGTTGCGGCACCGAACGGGACCCATGCGTTGCCGTCGCCGGACCTGAGCGCCGTCAGCTGATTGCCGACGCGACGCAGCTTGACCCACGTCGGCGCCGTCTCGGCGGTGCCGGGCTGGAACGAGCTGCTGCCTCCGCTGTTCTCTCGCCAGGTAAACGACAGTCCCTGCGATCGAGTGACGCTGGCGATTCCGTGCCTCGCGCCGGCCGACAGCCCGTCGCGAATCATCACACCCGCCATTCCCCATGGTCCCGTGTCGCCGACCGAGGCGACATGCGCGCTGATCTCGAAATCGCCGGTCATGGTCTGGTAGACGAAATGGAATTCGTCGGCGTTGTCCCAGATGTCGGCGCCGCTGCCGACCACGGTAAACGTGCCCGCGCCATAGGAAGCCGTGCCCGCCGCGCCGACAGCGCCGACGTCGGCATGCTGCCACGGCGCGGGAAGATCGGCCGAAGCCGCTCCCGCGGTCGCGAGCACGAGAGCAAGCACGCCGAGCGATCGACCAAGTGGAGTCATCAGCGCGTTGTAGCAGCCGAACCCCGAGGTTGGCTACTTGTTCTGCGTTAAGGGTAGCCGGCTGCGCTCCCGGAGCGCACGTCGGCTACGGCGCCGATGCGGAGAATCTCGACGAAGTATTGGTGCTCGCCGTCGGGAACTCGGAGGTCCAGCAGGTCGGAGAAGCGAGGCGGAAGAGCTGGTGTGCCGATCGTGTCCTTGTTGCCACCGACACGTGAGTCCAGTGCACACGCTTTATGGCAAAGGGTGACATGGACCCTGTGAACCGTCAGGACAGATCACCGTAGAATCCCACAGAACATTGTTGAGCAGAGCACCGTCGAACTTTGCACCCAGGAGGATCGCGTGATCGAAAGTCACCTGTCGAAGATCCGCATTGCGAAAATCCGCAGCCATGAGGTTTGACCGGCCGGTGAATTTCGCCCCGCGCAGATCGGCACCGCGAAAGTCTGCTCCGTTAAAATTCGCGCTTCCCCATGTCGAATTCTTTAGATCGGCGTTGCGGAGGATCGCGCCGTTAAAGTGAGCCAATTCAGTTCCCAACCCATGAAAATCGGCGCCAGTTAAATCGGCATTCGACAGGTCGATGTAGTCACTACGATCTGAATCCAGGATTTCGGAGAAATCGGTGCCGCGGAGATCGTACGTCATCTCATTGGTGCAGGTCAGAATAACATCGGTCCCGACGGCTTTTTTTAAAACCGCCAAGGCATCACTCGCCTGTAATCCGTCGGGAGCGACTACGTCACCGCATTGATGTTGTGCCGCTGCTATTGCGTTCGACGCAAGGACGATGGCGAAAGCAATTACGATGCGAAAAAGCGCTGCGGAAGCAGGCAGAGCGTGGGGGTTTAAGGTATGCCGTTTCACTGATTCACCCTTTATTCCGGAATTCGGGGACAGACACTGATTTATTTTCTCGTGACCAGGCCGATGAGAGTGTTCTCGTCCTTTCTGCTTTCGAGTTCGAGCTCGACCCGCAGTGCGAGCATGCCAAGCCGCGGTCGCAGGTGCGTCAGCTTGACCAGATCCTTCTCGGTCGTGACGACTACGGCCCCTGGCGATGAAGCGACCGCGCGATCGATCTCGGCTCCGTCCGGCTCGTCGTAGCGGTGGTGATCGCGGCGCACGATTGCGGCGGTAACGCGGGCGCCGGCGCGCGAGAGATCATCGAGGAAGCGCTCGGGCCGCGCGATCCCGGCAACCGCAACGATCTCGCGACCGGAAAGCCACGACGGCGCATCGCCGGAAACATCGGCAACCGAAGAGACGAGCATCGACGGCCGCATCGCGG
The genomic region above belongs to Candidatus Limnocylindrales bacterium and contains:
- a CDS encoding MOSC and FAD-binding oxidoreductase domain-containing protein, with protein sequence MARLLSVNVGCPREIAWRGKTVYTSVWKEPVVGRRMVGRLNVDGDAQGDLHGHGGEHRAVFVYQMDAYRFWERELKRSDFTFGQFGENFTVEGLADSDVCVGDRYRIGGALFEVTQPRVTCYRVGIRMNEPRMPALLVAHQRPGFYFRVLEEGEVGAGDEIVRVAQGTERMTVATINALLYLPGPAIRDIERALRIPALSPGWKHSFQALLLQKMQPGSSTGNHGLASAEQMVTATPGFRPLKVARVDSESRTVFSLLLEPTDDRTLTVPLPGQFVVLRLRPQADAPPVLRSYSLSGPPDAVRYRISVQQEPHGVASTYLRTQLRTGDVLDVSAPRGAFTLQRGDRPAVLLSAGVGVTPVLAMLHALAASATPRPVWWIHGARDRSNHSFAREVSDLLRKLPQARSHVRYSRPEATDRLGVDYDSAGRLTVTALEELDVSRESDFYLCGPAGFLEDFTTGLGNWGVARDRIHSEVFGSGESIAPGVKSPPRRLPHAPPGSPGAGPKVSFARAGLTVSWDSAFQNLLELAEACDVPVRWSCRTGVCHTCECGLVSGSVTYDPAPLELPADGNLLTCCSRPREDLVIDI
- a CDS encoding lipase maturation factor family protein, with protein sequence MSVRMRNGTIISGDAPHLWSRWIYLRILGLLYVTAFLSLSSEIVGLVGPSGLFPAGTYLSSLAARIAGDSSRLLAAPTIAWLGSGAWALQCYCWVGVAAAVLVVVNRVPRLALVVCWVCYLSLLTIAPQFSWYASDNLLLEGTVLAVFAAPAGFRPGLGSRSPFSAGMLFLYQWLLFRLMLETGMSKVLSSDPMWRSLSTMDFFFETSPFPTWIAWFAEKLPQAVHQLFTAYVLFVEVGCSVLLFLGSRLRRFALVAWTVMHVGILLTANFNTFNYHSIALAILLAGDDDLRRVLPLRSAARIDGERLPERRWRKRAARGFLFFLFAVSSLAMLKFFEAPIPPVLSTLLRETGAFRSANSYQLYPVIPRQRRVIVFEGSNDGGKTWLPYEYRFQTQQPDVRPRFFAPFSPRFDREASRSVELDPVPPYTKVPYVLRTARALLDGEPSVLALFAADPFSASRPDMIRTVLYRYRFTDGQTLRQTGEWWSREALGPYSPAIVRDPISHEVRYVGADEHP
- a CDS encoding pentapeptide repeat-containing protein; translated protein: MKRHTLNPHALPASAALFRIVIAFAIVLASNAIAAAQHQCGDVVAPDGLQASDALAVLKKAVGTDVILTCTNEMTYDLRGTDFSEILDSDRSDYIDLSNADLTGADFHGLGTELAHFNGAILRNADLKNSTWGSANFNGADFRGADLRGAKFTGRSNLMAADFRNADLRQVTFDHAILLGAKFDGALLNNVLWDSTVICPDGSQGPCHPLP